One window of Polyangiaceae bacterium genomic DNA carries:
- a CDS encoding TetR/AcrR family transcriptional regulator, with amino-acid sequence MVQPQRRDGEKRRDAILNAALRCFTRTGILKTSLEDIRAASGSSQSSLYHHFGGLQGIAHALLQRSFEHMFTDLRAALEGVSTARAAVHALTHAYLSWVFQNREEATFVYQMTSLEMPEDQREPFLAFKAELYAPIVERLSPFILKGELPNLPPQLYDVIVLGPAHEAGRRWTGDAPYLEQAWLLQHVPEVAWNTVKYLRRQCDSAPGTPPQTPGK; translated from the coding sequence ATGGTGCAGCCCCAGCGGCGAGATGGCGAGAAGCGGCGGGATGCGATCCTGAACGCTGCCCTGCGCTGCTTCACCCGGACAGGCATCTTGAAGACCAGCCTCGAGGATATCCGCGCGGCGTCGGGCTCGAGTCAGAGCAGCTTGTATCACCACTTCGGCGGTCTCCAGGGCATCGCCCACGCGCTCCTGCAACGTAGCTTCGAGCATATGTTCACGGATCTGCGCGCGGCGCTCGAGGGGGTGAGCACAGCCCGAGCGGCGGTGCACGCGCTGACCCACGCCTACCTCAGCTGGGTGTTCCAAAACCGCGAGGAAGCGACGTTCGTCTACCAGATGACATCCCTGGAGATGCCAGAGGACCAACGAGAGCCCTTCCTGGCCTTCAAGGCTGAGCTGTATGCACCCATCGTCGAGCGCTTGAGCCCATTCATCCTGAAGGGAGAGCTCCCGAACCTCCCGCCGCAACTCTACGATGTGATCGTACTTGGCCCGGCCCACGAAGCCGGACGCCGCTGGACCGGAGACGCACCCTACCTGGAACAGGCGTGGCTGCTTCAGCACGTCCCCGAGGTCGCTTGGAACACCGTCAAGTATTTGAGGCGTCAGTGCGACTCGGCTCCAGGCACTCCGCCGCAAACCCCAGGGAAATGA
- a CDS encoding YndJ family protein, producing MGPERSAATTSGRRWALGAAAFAALVLLVLGSSGVLDKVAFAVAWGMWVAVPLGLELASLGASSRRRLLAVWPLCALLGVLSFLGEIDAAWVGVLASLYLGFCLAVALVGALELRRRFRQPASVCSNLGLLLLPVAGAWHLAERMGWTVLGFSGLWAGLTAAHFHFAGFATPILLSRGLFRAGGSSVRQWAEVALLALGVPSVALGITFSPVLALFGTACMVLPIWSYAFGALRAKAGTGLVRLLRSLSALVPLLTMSLALAWSLSVVLRVSWLDLNQMIRYHGLANALGFISLGFAAECLEPSRTDASNT from the coding sequence GTGGGTCCCGAACGGAGCGCGGCGACGACGAGCGGCAGGCGCTGGGCGCTCGGCGCCGCAGCCTTTGCAGCGCTGGTGCTCCTGGTCCTCGGGTCGAGCGGTGTCCTCGACAAGGTTGCCTTCGCGGTGGCGTGGGGCATGTGGGTTGCAGTGCCGCTGGGGCTCGAGCTCGCGTCGCTGGGAGCGAGCTCGCGGCGACGCCTGCTCGCCGTGTGGCCGCTCTGCGCGCTACTTGGCGTGTTAAGTTTCCTTGGGGAAATTGACGCGGCGTGGGTTGGCGTACTCGCCTCGCTCTACCTAGGCTTCTGTCTGGCCGTGGCGCTGGTGGGCGCCTTGGAGCTCAGGCGACGCTTCAGGCAGCCGGCGTCTGTGTGTAGCAACCTCGGCCTTTTGCTGCTACCGGTGGCCGGGGCCTGGCACCTCGCAGAGCGCATGGGCTGGACGGTGCTCGGCTTTTCTGGACTCTGGGCGGGGCTCACCGCGGCGCACTTTCACTTTGCCGGCTTTGCCACGCCGATCCTACTGAGTCGCGGCCTGTTTCGCGCCGGTGGCTCGAGCGTTCGGCAGTGGGCGGAGGTGGCGTTGCTGGCGCTGGGCGTGCCAAGTGTTGCCCTGGGGATCACGTTCTCACCGGTCTTGGCGCTGTTCGGGACCGCCTGCATGGTGCTCCCCATCTGGAGCTACGCGTTTGGAGCGCTGCGCGCAAAGGCTGGCACCGGCCTTGTGCGCCTGCTGCGGAGCCTCAGCGCGCTGGTGCCCCTGTTGACGATGAGCTTGGCCCTGGCCTGGTCGCTCTCCGTGGTTCTCCGCGTCAGCTGGCTGGATCTGAACCAGATGATTCGCTATCACGGACTGGCGAACGCTCTGGGATTCATTTCCCTGGGGTTTGCGGCGGAGTGCCTGGAGCCGAGTCGCACTGACGCCTCAAATACTTGA
- a CDS encoding DUF3320 domain-containing protein, with the protein MDAARRLDHWKQELLDLSYRNALLNFKSPRDGGRRALELRSPGLPALLATLSDGKQLSLSSASELPPRRVAPVGELGQSPPEPDPVVTALSQRKLYVEQDTTELERRLVLLGRDARLSQEELGLNTLFLALGSVLFPEAPGSDKLRRAPLLLVPVELKRKGPTSAFKLSASDEDAVFNITLLEKLKRDFGVELPALQGDLPSDEHGIRIDQILAAVQGALPQLPGARIEQSAYLTHFFFTKFLMWRDLDAHTERLLASPLVTALASGQPLAGQGTESSLPLAEELDRQFKPLDLSCVYDADSSQMAALAAAHVGRSFVLEGPPGTGKSQTITNLIAHFLNTQRSVLFVSEKRAALDVVQRRLSAAGLGRFCLELHSHKAGKAQVVKQLAEAFEAEVGEANDAQSQALAQEVTTLRTELNHYASELHRERDGGFSVFEILGRRSLVMSAPRIEHRLNPALGRAALDQLLTKTRTFKERVHGVGALDQHPLRGSRLSDWDPQLHERVRSQARQLSAVLQQTQQVAQYLCAPLGQPPPSSLSGLLALDHAFDALIACPNLGPGLISDDDRAARSQRAEALAQMCSLSRDDEAYLGARYAMDRLFALDLSQLREKLQHGNGVFSFVSLWGVRKQLEGAIRMPALPSNSQLLDDVTRAERFRKNLGELNAFAPRAVEFLGGNPTDWRYFPEQYASAKQLARDLRERLTRLGLSVLGDTHGLVQALASPEWARQRDWLKSEKAKLHAGLADLSQLSQALAKELGFDLGVFGAPEDPQYLTRLRDLANRWQELEPQTLRDYAQLNQTRVELDQAGLDQLTRELLSGNAPGVLEHLEVSVERAFYEAWLSHDAFSHQLLSSFRGRDHETKIERFRTVDRQLIKDAQPRVAAMLAARKPALDGSDESESGVLRREIRKQRQHLAIRRLFQKAPNALRRLKPCVMMSPLSVARYLDIHGPQFDLVVFDEASQVSVHDAIGALARAKQAVVVGDSKQMPPTNFFMKKQSESDTEDDLPDDLESILDECAAAGLPALSLRWHYRSRDESLIAFSNSRYYGSALFTFPGPVADKSAIGVSYQRVAGVYDRGGSRTNRVEAEALVAEVVERLKNGEEKSFGVVTFNQPQQILVEDLLEAARRAHPEIERYFSEDTLEPVFVKNLENVQGDERDVILFSICYGNDPTGKFYQNFGPLNLDGGQRRLNVAVTRAREQLKVFASISGADIGSSEAKGSQDLKLFLDYAERGAIALTGEARIDMSQDRFGSPLEREVCLGLRGLGHTVHTQVGVAGYRVDLAIVDPAAPGRYLVGIECDGAMYHSAKVARDRDRIRGTVLERLGWQLRRVWSSDWWLDSKRELTRLHEAIVELKAQSAEAAQSLVPPTEDTPSAEQAPTPAADEAAPAPTTEEVAPVSKAPPTLVGDEPAPAGATVLMPAPGEQAAAGSLGAVRETYVVTKLKLRQVEGDAFYEQDAELVADITRIIHTESPVSMELLTKRLLGAWPQSRVTSRVSQRVNELVDRVVQASPMEAEGNVLYRHGDPLHQLTRYRPLTEPDGRELSDVPVLELAAAALAVLQRDISLPREELAKQTALEMGLSRSGKTLNQLCDQAVEVLLSRGKARLHEGQIVLV; encoded by the coding sequence ATGGACGCAGCGCGCCGCCTCGATCACTGGAAACAAGAGCTGCTCGATCTCAGCTATCGAAACGCCTTGTTGAACTTCAAGAGCCCACGCGACGGAGGTCGCCGGGCCCTCGAGCTGCGCTCTCCCGGGCTGCCCGCGCTACTGGCTACGCTGAGCGACGGAAAGCAGCTCAGCCTGAGCAGCGCCAGCGAGTTGCCGCCACGACGGGTGGCCCCGGTAGGTGAACTCGGGCAGAGCCCGCCCGAGCCGGACCCCGTGGTGACGGCACTCAGCCAACGCAAGCTCTACGTCGAGCAAGACACGACTGAGCTCGAACGGCGGTTGGTCTTGCTCGGCCGCGACGCGCGCCTCAGCCAAGAGGAGCTCGGCCTCAACACGTTGTTCTTGGCCCTTGGCAGCGTGCTTTTCCCCGAGGCACCAGGGAGCGACAAGTTGCGCCGCGCGCCCCTGCTCCTGGTGCCGGTCGAGCTCAAGCGCAAGGGGCCGACCAGCGCATTCAAGCTCAGCGCTTCGGATGAAGACGCCGTCTTCAACATCACGCTGCTCGAGAAGCTCAAGCGCGATTTCGGGGTCGAGCTCCCCGCGCTCCAAGGTGACCTGCCCAGCGACGAACACGGGATCCGCATCGACCAGATCCTCGCGGCAGTACAAGGCGCGCTCCCCCAGCTCCCCGGTGCACGCATCGAACAAAGCGCCTACCTGACCCACTTCTTCTTCACGAAGTTCTTGATGTGGCGCGATCTCGACGCGCACACCGAACGGCTCCTCGCCTCCCCTCTGGTGACGGCGCTCGCTAGCGGACAACCGCTGGCTGGTCAGGGAACCGAGAGCAGCTTGCCCCTGGCAGAAGAGCTGGACCGGCAGTTCAAGCCTCTGGACCTCAGCTGCGTCTACGACGCGGACTCGAGCCAAATGGCGGCACTCGCAGCGGCGCATGTTGGCCGTTCCTTCGTGCTCGAGGGGCCCCCAGGGACTGGCAAGTCGCAAACCATCACCAACCTGATCGCCCATTTCCTGAACACCCAGCGCTCAGTGCTCTTCGTCTCGGAGAAGCGGGCGGCCCTCGACGTTGTTCAGCGCCGCCTGAGCGCTGCGGGCCTTGGGCGCTTTTGCCTGGAGCTCCACTCGCACAAAGCGGGCAAAGCCCAAGTCGTCAAGCAGCTAGCCGAGGCCTTCGAGGCGGAGGTGGGAGAAGCGAACGACGCTCAGAGCCAAGCCCTGGCTCAAGAGGTCACAACTCTCCGCACGGAACTGAACCACTACGCAAGTGAGCTCCATCGTGAGCGAGACGGCGGCTTCTCCGTGTTCGAGATCCTTGGCCGGCGCTCCCTCGTCATGAGCGCCCCCCGCATCGAACATCGCTTGAATCCGGCCCTGGGGCGCGCCGCCCTGGATCAGCTGCTAACGAAGACCCGAACCTTCAAAGAGCGCGTGCATGGGGTGGGCGCGCTCGACCAACACCCGCTCCGTGGGAGCCGCCTGTCGGACTGGGACCCGCAGCTTCACGAACGGGTGCGCAGCCAAGCGCGGCAGCTCAGCGCGGTGCTGCAGCAAACCCAGCAGGTCGCGCAGTATCTCTGTGCGCCCCTCGGACAACCTCCCCCGAGCAGCCTGAGCGGGCTGCTTGCCCTCGACCACGCTTTCGATGCGCTGATCGCCTGCCCCAACCTGGGCCCGGGTTTGATCTCGGACGACGATCGCGCGGCGCGCAGCCAGCGCGCCGAAGCGCTAGCCCAAATGTGCAGCCTCAGCCGCGACGACGAGGCGTACCTCGGCGCACGCTACGCGATGGATCGCTTGTTCGCGCTGGATCTGTCCCAGCTGCGAGAGAAGCTCCAGCACGGCAACGGGGTCTTCAGCTTCGTTTCACTGTGGGGTGTTCGCAAGCAACTCGAAGGCGCGATCCGCATGCCAGCACTGCCCTCGAATAGCCAGCTGCTCGACGACGTCACGCGCGCAGAGCGCTTCCGAAAAAACCTCGGCGAGCTGAACGCCTTCGCTCCCCGGGCCGTTGAATTTCTGGGTGGCAACCCAACGGACTGGCGCTACTTCCCGGAGCAATACGCCTCGGCAAAGCAGCTGGCGCGGGACCTACGCGAACGCCTGACGCGCCTCGGCTTGAGCGTGCTTGGCGACACGCACGGACTGGTGCAAGCCCTCGCGTCGCCGGAGTGGGCGCGCCAGCGCGACTGGCTCAAGAGCGAGAAGGCAAAGCTACACGCGGGCCTCGCCGACCTAAGCCAACTAAGCCAAGCGCTTGCTAAGGAGCTTGGCTTCGATCTCGGCGTATTCGGCGCCCCAGAGGATCCGCAGTACCTCACGCGCCTCCGCGACCTCGCAAACCGCTGGCAAGAACTCGAGCCGCAGACCCTCCGCGACTACGCCCAGCTCAATCAAACGCGCGTGGAGCTCGACCAGGCCGGTCTCGACCAGCTGACGCGAGAGCTCTTGAGCGGGAACGCGCCAGGGGTGCTCGAGCACCTCGAAGTCAGCGTTGAGCGCGCCTTCTACGAGGCGTGGCTCAGCCACGACGCATTCAGCCATCAGCTGTTGTCGAGCTTCCGCGGGCGCGACCACGAGACGAAGATCGAACGTTTCCGTACGGTTGATCGGCAGTTGATCAAGGACGCACAGCCGCGCGTGGCCGCGATGCTAGCGGCGCGTAAGCCCGCGCTCGACGGCAGCGACGAGTCGGAGAGCGGCGTGTTGCGGCGAGAGATCCGCAAGCAACGCCAGCACCTCGCGATTCGGCGCTTGTTCCAGAAGGCGCCCAACGCCCTCCGCCGCCTCAAGCCGTGTGTGATGATGAGCCCGCTCTCCGTGGCGCGCTACCTCGATATTCACGGCCCACAGTTCGACCTCGTCGTGTTCGATGAGGCGTCTCAAGTCAGCGTCCACGACGCCATCGGCGCCCTGGCGCGCGCCAAGCAGGCGGTTGTCGTCGGCGACTCGAAGCAGATGCCGCCGACGAACTTCTTCATGAAGAAGCAGTCGGAGTCAGACACGGAAGACGATCTGCCCGATGACTTGGAGAGCATCCTCGATGAGTGCGCTGCCGCTGGCTTACCTGCCCTTAGCCTGCGCTGGCACTACCGCAGCCGCGACGAGAGCCTGATCGCTTTCAGCAACTCACGCTACTACGGCTCTGCGCTCTTCACCTTCCCCGGTCCCGTCGCGGACAAGTCAGCAATTGGTGTCTCCTATCAGCGCGTCGCTGGCGTGTACGACCGGGGTGGCAGCCGGACGAATCGCGTAGAAGCCGAAGCGCTGGTCGCCGAGGTGGTCGAACGGCTGAAGAACGGCGAGGAGAAGAGCTTTGGTGTAGTGACCTTCAACCAGCCACAGCAGATCTTGGTGGAGGATCTGCTGGAGGCCGCACGGCGCGCTCACCCCGAAATCGAGCGCTATTTCAGCGAAGATACGCTGGAGCCCGTGTTCGTGAAGAACTTGGAGAACGTGCAGGGCGACGAGCGGGATGTGATCCTGTTCAGCATCTGCTACGGCAACGATCCCACAGGGAAATTCTATCAGAACTTTGGGCCGCTCAACCTGGACGGTGGTCAGCGGCGCCTCAATGTCGCGGTGACTCGCGCTCGAGAGCAGCTCAAGGTCTTCGCGAGCATCAGTGGGGCGGACATCGGCTCGAGCGAAGCCAAGGGCAGCCAAGACCTGAAGCTCTTCCTCGACTACGCGGAGCGTGGGGCGATTGCCCTCACTGGCGAGGCACGCATCGACATGAGCCAGGATCGCTTCGGATCCCCGCTGGAGCGCGAAGTGTGCTTGGGCCTCAGGGGGTTAGGTCACACGGTTCATACCCAGGTCGGCGTTGCTGGTTACCGTGTGGATCTAGCCATCGTGGACCCTGCGGCGCCGGGGCGCTACCTCGTGGGCATTGAGTGCGATGGCGCGATGTATCACTCGGCCAAGGTCGCGCGGGATCGCGACCGCATCCGAGGAACGGTGCTCGAGCGCCTAGGCTGGCAGCTTCGCCGTGTCTGGAGCAGCGACTGGTGGCTCGACTCGAAGCGTGAGCTCACTCGACTGCATGAAGCCATCGTCGAGCTCAAAGCGCAGAGCGCCGAAGCTGCTCAGTCCCTGGTACCACCGACAGAAGACACACCAAGCGCCGAGCAGGCACCCACTCCGGCAGCGGATGAAGCCGCGCCTGCGCCTACAACGGAGGAAGTGGCGCCTGTATCCAAGGCGCCTCCAACATTGGTCGGAGACGAACCCGCGCCCGCGGGAGCCACGGTGTTGATGCCGGCGCCGGGAGAGCAAGCGGCAGCAGGCAGCCTGGGCGCGGTGCGTGAGACGTATGTGGTCACCAAGCTCAAGCTGCGCCAGGTAGAGGGCGACGCCTTCTATGAGCAAGATGCTGAGCTGGTCGCCGACATCACGCGCATTATCCACACAGAATCTCCAGTGAGCATGGAGCTGCTCACGAAGCGCCTCCTCGGTGCTTGGCCCCAGAGCCGTGTCACGTCGCGCGTGAGCCAACGCGTGAATGAGCTGGTAGACC
- a CDS encoding SDR family NAD(P)-dependent oxidoreductase, which translates to MSERTIVLSGASSGIGAALAVALAAPGRRLVLTARRRDALEATCELVRRAGAEAEVVTGDLSTRQGARQLAERIREAMPAIDLLIHNAGIWPTKRELTMEGFERGFAVNYVGTRELNESLLPSLRGTLDRPPRVVFVSAGLLKVMGRWDKQRTPKGTDFSRVKTYANTKLCGAIYARQFALEHPELEVMLLHPGVVRTELGVGEGLMGRATRWMKRRWETPEACASRAARVILEQPVPRGEGVWILEDKPDAWPKKFLQPAHAEELEAVLHQG; encoded by the coding sequence ATGAGTGAGCGAACGATCGTGCTGAGCGGGGCGAGTAGCGGGATAGGTGCTGCGCTGGCGGTAGCGTTGGCTGCGCCTGGGCGACGCCTGGTGTTGACAGCGCGGCGTCGAGACGCGCTCGAGGCGACGTGCGAGTTGGTCAGGCGTGCTGGTGCGGAGGCGGAGGTGGTGACGGGAGATCTCTCCACCCGTCAGGGTGCGCGGCAGCTCGCTGAACGTATCCGCGAGGCGATGCCTGCGATCGACCTCTTGATTCACAACGCGGGGATCTGGCCCACGAAGCGCGAGCTGACGATGGAAGGCTTCGAGCGGGGCTTCGCGGTGAACTACGTCGGGACGCGTGAGCTAAACGAGTCGCTGCTCCCCTCGCTCCGCGGGACGTTGGATCGCCCGCCGCGCGTCGTGTTCGTTAGCGCCGGGCTGCTCAAGGTGATGGGACGTTGGGATAAACAACGGACGCCCAAAGGAACCGACTTCAGCCGCGTGAAGACCTACGCCAATACCAAGCTGTGCGGCGCGATTTACGCACGGCAATTCGCCCTGGAGCACCCGGAGCTCGAGGTCATGCTGCTACACCCTGGCGTGGTGCGCACCGAGTTGGGAGTGGGGGAGGGACTCATGGGGCGGGCGACGCGCTGGATGAAGCGCCGTTGGGAGACCCCCGAGGCCTGCGCGTCACGAGCCGCGCGAGTGATCTTGGAGCAGCCGGTTCCCCGTGGCGAAGGGGTGTGGATCCTGGAAGACAAGCCCGATGCCTGGCCCAAGAAGTTCCTGCAGCCGGCCCACGCGGAGGAGCTGGAGGCGGTGCTCCACCAGGGATAG